One Halalkalicoccus sp. NIPERK01 DNA window includes the following coding sequences:
- a CDS encoding Lrp/AsnC family transcriptional regulator, with translation MTRAQVEDLDRVDRALLNAFQGGFPVCERPFERAAEALSARGVETDGEDLLERTRRLDEEGVLTRFGALIDAQEIGGTATLVAMHAPEERFDEVAEAVNAHREVAHNYEREHPHLNMWFVVSVADPDRVKEVLAAIEAETGERTYDLPKRREFRVEAKFMLDGPIPEGDIDLSHLGSDVEPSGRGTLTPDERDLVLAIQGGFPVVADPYEAIAAELGADPDWVRATIKRFNEEGKVRRVGVIPNHYALGYTENGMTVWNVPDDLVSEVGPAVASLPFVTHCYERPRHEGVWPYDFFAMTHGRSEAESRDRIEQVRETMNEFWDVRDDDWDTLFSTRILKKTGIRLEERADANTSEGEG, from the coding sequence ATGACTCGGGCCCAGGTCGAGGACCTCGACCGCGTCGACCGCGCCCTGCTCAACGCCTTTCAGGGCGGGTTTCCGGTCTGTGAACGCCCCTTCGAGCGGGCGGCCGAGGCGCTCTCCGCTCGGGGCGTCGAGACCGACGGCGAGGACCTCCTCGAACGCACTCGACGGCTGGACGAGGAGGGCGTCCTCACGCGCTTCGGCGCGCTGATCGACGCCCAGGAGATCGGCGGCACGGCGACGCTCGTCGCCATGCACGCCCCCGAGGAGCGCTTCGATGAGGTCGCGGAGGCGGTCAACGCCCACCGCGAGGTCGCGCACAACTACGAGCGCGAGCACCCCCACCTCAACATGTGGTTCGTGGTGAGCGTCGCCGACCCCGACCGGGTCAAGGAGGTGCTCGCGGCGATCGAGGCCGAAACGGGCGAGAGGACCTACGACCTGCCCAAGAGACGGGAGTTCCGCGTCGAGGCGAAGTTCATGCTCGACGGGCCGATCCCCGAGGGCGATATCGACCTCTCGCATCTCGGCTCCGACGTGGAACCGTCGGGCCGCGGGACGCTGACGCCCGACGAGCGAGACCTCGTGCTGGCGATTCAGGGGGGGTTCCCGGTCGTCGCCGACCCCTACGAGGCGATCGCCGCCGAGCTCGGGGCCGATCCCGACTGGGTCCGCGCGACGATCAAGCGGTTCAACGAGGAGGGAAAGGTCCGGCGTGTGGGCGTGATCCCGAACCACTACGCGCTGGGCTACACCGAGAACGGGATGACCGTCTGGAACGTCCCCGACGACCTCGTGAGCGAGGTCGGCCCCGCGGTCGCCTCCCTCCCGTTCGTCACCCACTGTTACGAGCGCCCGCGCCACGAGGGCGTCTGGCCGTACGACTTCTTCGCGATGACCCACGGCCGAAGCGAGGCGGAGAGCAGGGACCGGATCGAGCAGGTGCGCGAGACGATGAACGAGTTCTGGGACGTGCGCGACGACGACTGGGACACGCTGTTCTCGACACGCATCCTGAAGAAGACCGGTATCCGGTTGGAGGAGCGCGCCGACGCGAACACGAGCGAGGGAGAGGGGTGA
- a CDS encoding DUF5778 family protein — MSETLDDDLYRRTKRLLEPGEIELVGAIVHTDLGSAEDIEMHQATVDIGEVIAEGAGHDPRDTYVYSGTDDTNFASNQHQGLTIEGDEFVWECQQLLREGTFDVVFYYEASADHEAILEGIRELGFDVTGVEE, encoded by the coding sequence ATGAGCGAGACGCTCGACGACGACCTCTATCGACGGACCAAACGGCTGCTCGAACCCGGCGAGATCGAACTCGTCGGCGCGATCGTCCACACCGATCTGGGGAGCGCCGAGGACATCGAGATGCACCAGGCGACCGTCGACATCGGCGAGGTCATCGCCGAGGGGGCGGGCCACGACCCGCGCGACACCTACGTCTACTCGGGGACCGACGACACGAACTTCGCGTCGAACCAGCACCAGGGACTGACCATCGAGGGGGACGAGTTCGTCTGGGAGTGCCAACAACTCCTGCGCGAGGGCACGTTCGACGTCGTCTTCTACTACGAGGCGTCGGCGGATCACGAGGCGATCCTCGAGGGGATCCGCGAGCTTGGGTTCGACGTGACCGGCGTCGAGGAATAG
- a CDS encoding cold-shock protein: MAKGTVDFFNDTGGYGFIDTEDSEEDVFFHMEDVGGPDLEEGQEVEFDIEQADKGPRAVNLQRL, from the coding sequence ATGGCGAAAGGTACGGTTGATTTCTTCAACGACACCGGCGGTTACGGCTTTATCGACACAGAGGACTCCGAGGAGGACGTGTTCTTCCACATGGAAGACGTCGGCGGCCCGGACCTCGAAGAGGGACAGGAAGTGGAGTTCGACATCGAGCAGGCCGACAAGGGCCCGCGAGCGGTCAACCTGCAGCGGCTGTAA
- the uppS gene encoding polyprenyl diphosphate synthase translates to MVSLARSLGSRVYENLLLREIDDGPTHVAVIQDGNRRYARKRGTETSDGHRAGARTTEEVLNWCEELGIEELTLYAFSTENLERPPEEREALYDLLCEKLREFADAERVHDGGVTIRALGNLALLPERVREAARYAEERTNEYDTFVLNIALAYGGRAELLGVARDVARAVEAGGLAPEEIDATRIDRRLYDDEVRDVDLIIRTGGDERTSNFLPWHANGNEAAVFFCAPYWPEFSKVDFLRAVRTYQHREASWQRTKTRRALALVGALSDVDLPKARNVIDGEGDAPVEAPKATDR, encoded by the coding sequence ATGGTATCGCTCGCACGCTCGCTCGGTTCCCGCGTGTACGAGAACCTCCTCCTGCGCGAGATCGACGACGGGCCGACCCACGTCGCCGTCATCCAGGACGGCAACCGCCGATACGCCAGGAAACGCGGCACCGAGACCTCCGACGGGCATCGTGCCGGCGCACGGACCACCGAAGAGGTGCTCAACTGGTGTGAGGAACTCGGCATCGAGGAACTCACCCTCTACGCGTTCTCGACCGAGAACCTCGAACGCCCCCCCGAGGAGCGAGAGGCGCTCTACGACCTGCTCTGTGAGAAACTCCGGGAGTTCGCGGACGCCGAGCGCGTTCACGACGGCGGCGTGACGATCCGCGCGCTCGGGAACCTCGCGCTCCTCCCCGAACGCGTCCGGGAGGCCGCCCGCTACGCCGAGGAACGGACGAACGAGTACGACACCTTCGTGCTCAACATCGCGCTGGCCTACGGCGGCCGGGCCGAACTGCTGGGCGTCGCCCGCGACGTCGCCCGCGCGGTCGAGGCCGGCGGCCTCGCTCCCGAGGAGATCGACGCCACCCGGATCGACCGGCGGCTCTACGACGACGAGGTCCGCGACGTCGACCTGATCATCCGCACCGGCGGCGACGAGCGCACCTCGAACTTCCTGCCGTGGCACGCCAACGGCAACGAGGCCGCCGTCTTCTTCTGTGCGCCCTACTGGCCGGAGTTCTCGAAGGTCGACTTCCTCCGCGCGGTCAGAACCTACCAGCACCGCGAGGCCTCGTGGCAGCGGACCAAGACCCGCCGCGCGCTCGCGCTCGTCGGCGCGCTCTCGGACGTCGACCTCCCGAAGGCCCGGAACGTCATCGACGGCGAGGGCGACGCCCCGGTCGAGGCCCCGAAAGCGACCGATCGGTAA
- a CDS encoding winged helix-turn-helix domain-containing protein translates to MDLTFDDGDRNGANGGLGPPSATDDVAFLTRSAHRIVALDALADRPRDRRELRALTGVSASTVCRTLREFEARRWIRKDGHRHEATQLGAFVARGTVELIERIETERRLRDVWPLLSIEEDDLGIEALADAVVTVAAADDPYRPVNRFVSLLRETERFRFAGPELALLEPCRDELRRRIVDGMATEIVDPPSAARHVLSTYPEHCADPLESGNLAVLVCDGLPAYGLCLLDDRVGISGYDPDSGTVRALIDTDAPAVREWAESTYDSYRRRARPLAVETAVP, encoded by the coding sequence ATGGACCTCACGTTCGACGATGGCGACCGGAACGGAGCCAACGGCGGACTCGGCCCGCCGTCGGCGACCGACGACGTCGCCTTCCTCACCCGGTCGGCCCACCGCATCGTCGCGCTCGACGCGCTGGCCGACCGCCCCCGGGACCGGCGCGAACTGCGGGCGCTGACGGGGGTGTCGGCCTCGACGGTCTGTCGGACCCTGCGCGAGTTCGAGGCCCGGCGCTGGATCCGCAAGGACGGACACCGCCACGAGGCAACCCAGTTGGGTGCGTTCGTCGCCAGGGGGACGGTGGAACTGATCGAGCGAATCGAGACCGAGCGACGACTACGGGACGTCTGGCCGCTGCTCTCGATCGAGGAGGACGACCTCGGCATCGAGGCGCTCGCGGACGCGGTCGTGACGGTCGCGGCGGCCGACGACCCCTACCGGCCGGTCAACCGGTTCGTCTCGCTGCTCCGGGAGACGGAACGGTTCCGCTTCGCCGGGCCCGAACTCGCGCTGCTCGAACCCTGCAGGGACGAACTCCGACGGCGGATCGTCGACGGGATGGCGACGGAGATCGTCGACCCGCCGAGCGCCGCCAGACACGTCCTCTCGACGTACCCCGAGCACTGTGCGGATCCCCTCGAGAGCGGCAACCTCGCCGTTCTGGTGTGCGACGGCCTGCCGGCCTACGGGCTCTGTCTCCTCGACGACCGGGTCGGGATCAGCGGCTACGACCCCGACAGCGGCACGGTCCGGGCCCTGATCGACACCGACGCGCCCGCGGTCCGCGAGTGGGCCGAATCGACCTACGACTCGTATCGCCGGAGGGCGCGGCCGCTCGCCGTCGAGACCGCCGTCCCCTGA
- a CDS encoding carboxymuconolactone decarboxylase family protein, which produces MTQTYEETVTDIEEHLGLLPGYMEALPEEALINEWPNLKRFLFGESAIDPGTRELVGLAVAAAIGCEYCRHFHKGAARLHGVSEEELSELFFLASYTPRYSALIQAQDYDLDVFREEVAETAAYIQERAAAADD; this is translated from the coding sequence ATGACACAGACGTACGAGGAGACGGTGACGGACATCGAGGAACACCTCGGGCTCCTCCCGGGCTATATGGAGGCCCTCCCGGAGGAGGCGCTGATAAACGAGTGGCCGAACCTGAAGCGCTTCCTGTTCGGGGAGTCGGCGATCGACCCGGGGACCCGCGAACTCGTCGGCCTCGCGGTCGCGGCGGCCATCGGCTGCGAGTACTGCCGGCACTTCCACAAGGGGGCGGCACGGCTTCACGGCGTGAGCGAGGAGGAACTCTCGGAGCTGTTCTTCCTCGCGAGCTACACGCCGCGCTACAGCGCCCTGATACAGGCACAGGACTACGACCTCGACGTCTTCCGCGAGGAGGTCGCCGAGACCGCCGCCTACATCCAGGAGCGGGCGGCCGCGGCGGACGACTGA
- a CDS encoding DUF1059 domain-containing protein produces the protein MTQAHKLDCEAAEADCRFIIQSENEEEALELAKNHMKEVHGKEFTDEELRGDHLQVV, from the coding sequence ATGACGCAAGCACACAAACTCGATTGTGAAGCGGCAGAAGCTGATTGCCGGTTCATCATTCAATCGGAAAACGAAGAAGAGGCGCTCGAACTGGCCAAGAACCACATGAAAGAGGTTCACGGAAAGGAGTTTACCGACGAGGAACTCCGTGGGGACCATCTGCAAGTCGTCTAA
- a CDS encoding methyltransferase domain-containing protein produces MAQSLDVERLEREVKEVYRDVAQAPDGEFHFEMGRPLAERLGYPPEDLDRVPGEAIASFAGVGYHFDLAAIEEGEDVLDLGSGSGMDAFVAALHAGESGSVTGLDMTDEQLENARRLRDDGGFGNVSFEKGYIEDLPFEDGSFDVVISNGVINLSAEKERVFDEAYRVLRPGGRLALSDIISEERMPESIKTNADLWAACIGGAEQVDDYTTTVEASGFDVNEVRENSQYEFVSERAQGACNKYGVKSVGLAARKRE; encoded by the coding sequence ATGGCACAATCACTCGACGTCGAGCGGCTCGAACGCGAGGTCAAGGAGGTCTACCGGGACGTCGCCCAGGCTCCCGACGGGGAGTTCCACTTCGAGATGGGGCGCCCGCTGGCCGAACGCCTCGGCTACCCGCCCGAGGACCTCGACCGGGTCCCCGGGGAGGCCATCGCCTCGTTCGCGGGCGTGGGGTATCACTTCGACCTCGCCGCCATCGAGGAGGGCGAGGACGTGCTCGACCTGGGCAGCGGGTCGGGGATGGACGCCTTCGTCGCGGCGCTGCACGCCGGCGAGAGCGGGAGCGTGACCGGCCTGGACATGACCGACGAGCAACTGGAGAACGCGAGGCGGCTCCGGGACGACGGGGGCTTCGGAAACGTCTCCTTCGAGAAGGGGTACATCGAGGACCTCCCGTTCGAGGACGGGTCGTTCGACGTCGTGATCTCGAACGGCGTCATCAACCTCTCCGCCGAGAAGGAGCGGGTGTTCGACGAGGCGTATCGCGTCCTCCGACCGGGCGGTCGGCTGGCGCTCTCGGACATCATCAGCGAGGAGCGGATGCCCGAGTCCATCAAGACCAACGCGGACCTCTGGGCGGCCTGTATCGGCGGGGCCGAACAGGTCGACGACTACACGACGACCGTCGAAGCGTCGGGCTTCGACGTGAACGAGGTCCGGGAGAACTCCCAGTACGAGTTCGTCTCGGAGCGAGCACAGGGGGCGTGTAACAAGTACGGCGTCAAGAGCGTCGGGCTCGCCGCACGGAAGCGGGAGTGA
- a CDS encoding undecaprenyl diphosphate synthase family protein → MGLYDRYLAARVRRHDGTPPSHVAIVITERDLLERGAYETLEDVLGWAFEYDADRVTVYVSVLDPAAAPTLVSELEEVDAPRPVDVRGPDDTRRVDAPISIGIGLGGKREFARAVRGLAREVERGERDPDGIRDEDIEAQLVFPDEPDLLIKTGAERLSDFMIWQSVYAELYFTDVNWRDFRKRDYLRAVLDYKKRSRRFGR, encoded by the coding sequence GTGGGCCTGTACGACCGATATCTCGCCGCCCGCGTCCGGCGTCACGACGGCACGCCGCCGAGCCACGTCGCCATCGTGATCACCGAGCGCGACCTGCTCGAACGCGGGGCCTACGAAACCCTCGAGGACGTCCTCGGGTGGGCCTTCGAGTACGACGCCGACCGCGTGACCGTCTACGTGAGCGTCCTCGACCCGGCGGCCGCGCCCACGCTCGTGAGCGAACTCGAAGAGGTCGACGCCCCCCGGCCCGTCGACGTCCGCGGACCCGACGACACCCGGCGGGTCGACGCCCCGATCAGCATCGGGATCGGCCTCGGGGGAAAACGCGAGTTCGCCCGCGCGGTGCGCGGACTCGCCCGCGAGGTCGAGCGCGGCGAGCGCGACCCGGACGGCATCCGCGACGAGGACATCGAGGCCCAACTGGTCTTTCCCGACGAACCCGACCTGCTGATCAAGACCGGAGCCGAACGGCTCTCGGACTTCATGATCTGGCAGTCCGTCTACGCCGAACTGTACTTCACCGACGTCAACTGGCGGGACTTCAGGAAACGCGACTACCTCAGGGCCGTGCTCGATTACAAGAAGCGAAGCAGGCGGTTTGGGCGATAG